The following coding sequences lie in one Lolium perenne isolate Kyuss_39 chromosome 2, Kyuss_2.0, whole genome shotgun sequence genomic window:
- the LOC139835287 gene encoding uncharacterized protein: protein MGVKDLVWRALEFYKVNNGEKTFAFPHCWKELHGTPKFQEGYEGYMATLTGNNPAKDATVIDLDGGQPCGSSASRASRPRGHKSTKADMKRDASSMLLYGTLKEMHADREVSTDKRDERRRREKEEDRKKFFDVQQKKLEIEEVKAKTKAKELELKERELELIAMARAKEVELKAKEVELKRQAEDNLIMNADLTNMSEAKRAWFEKRQKEILERPN, encoded by the exons ATGGGTGtgaaggacttg GTGTGGCGAGCTTTGGAATTCtacaaagtcaacaatggagagaagacctttgccttccctcattgttggaaggAACTCCACGGCACCCCCAAGTTCCAGGAGGGGTACGAGGGGTACATGGCGACCTTGACTGGCAACAATCCCGCCAAAGATGCCActgtcattgaccttgatggtgggcagccttgcggtagctccgcttctcgtgcaagtcgtCCACGCGGCCACAAGTCAACCAAAGCCGACATGAAGCGTGATGCTTCGTCCATGCTATTGTACGGCActttgaaggagatgcatgcggacagagaggtgtccacggacaagagggatgagaggaGGCGCCGGGAGAAAGAAGAGGACAGGAAGAAATTCTTTGATGTCCAGCAGAAGAAGCTTGAGATTGAAGAGGTCAAGGCCAAGACCAAAGCTAAAGAACttgagctcaaagagagagaacttgagctcatagcaatggcaagggccaaagaggtggagctgaaggcgaaggaagttgagctcaaacgccaagccgaggacaacctcatcatgaacgccgacttgaccaacatgagcgaggcaaagagagcttggttcgagaagagACAGAAGGAGATCCTCGAGCGCCCAAATTGA